One genomic window of Paenibacillus xylanilyticus includes the following:
- a CDS encoding GAF domain-containing sensor histidine kinase — MGTAGITRGFYENVQEAASHIVDVLSGVLEVNTIFVATNDGTTNVILEAFNRNEELVISGSELPFDSSYCSLVLRNTKENLIITDTAAHPLTCSMDVTKALGNRFFVGIPIMRRSGETFGTICLMDKPDYVISETDMKTLNAMAVFLGYVVDLENTLLIQKQKLNDTEQLKQQLQMEKERAESEAMTKAQMIALMSHEIRNPLNGILGLTDLMRTPDMPEEHVEYVDMIETSGNILLSLLNNIMNFNINETGRTVVHDDPFDLVSTIESTVYLHAGLAMEKGIELGLNLEMNVSQVFVGDEVKIGQLLANVLKYAIDSTRTGSVLVTAVVDGQNVDEAGTLLLHIKYTGRMLASDKKLQAFNTLDGNVSIQKLVGTNLGLAVSQNLAILMHGRIEVTSLAEEETEFQIRLPLMKHWELPQLTGIQERLKGKTVLLVKAPDILQGVSSLMRRWEMDVNMTSDTNQAKHWLEDGLEPEIAVIDMGLDPDKAMDFIHELKGMAKQLPIIILVPYGMHMDPQEAGNVNAVLTKPVRQLDLLNALSATLHRA; from the coding sequence ATGGGAACGGCAGGGATTACGAGAGGCTTTTATGAAAATGTACAGGAAGCAGCGTCCCACATCGTGGACGTGTTAAGCGGGGTATTGGAGGTCAATACGATCTTTGTTGCCACCAATGACGGGACGACCAATGTCATTTTGGAAGCTTTTAACCGAAACGAGGAACTGGTTATCAGTGGCAGTGAACTTCCATTTGATTCTTCCTACTGCAGTCTGGTGCTGCGAAATACAAAAGAAAACCTGATCATAACGGATACTGCAGCACATCCGCTGACTTGCTCAATGGATGTAACCAAGGCGCTCGGTAACCGTTTTTTTGTGGGCATACCCATCATGCGGCGTTCGGGTGAAACCTTTGGGACGATTTGTTTAATGGACAAGCCGGACTATGTCATTAGTGAGACAGATATGAAGACATTGAACGCCATGGCTGTATTCCTTGGATATGTCGTTGACTTGGAGAATACTCTGCTCATCCAGAAACAAAAGCTGAATGATACGGAGCAGCTGAAACAGCAGCTGCAGATGGAGAAGGAACGTGCAGAATCGGAAGCGATGACGAAGGCCCAGATGATTGCGCTAATGAGTCATGAGATTCGCAACCCGCTCAATGGCATTCTTGGTTTAACTGATCTGATGCGTACACCGGATATGCCCGAAGAGCATGTGGAATATGTGGACATGATCGAGACCAGTGGCAACATCCTCCTGTCTTTGCTGAATAATATAATGAACTTTAATATTAATGAAACAGGTAGAACGGTAGTTCATGATGATCCCTTTGACCTGGTTTCTACTATTGAGAGTACTGTGTATCTGCATGCCGGGCTGGCGATGGAGAAAGGAATCGAGCTGGGACTGAACCTTGAGATGAATGTCTCTCAGGTCTTCGTGGGAGATGAGGTCAAGATCGGTCAGCTGCTCGCAAATGTGCTGAAATATGCCATTGATTCCACGCGTACAGGTTCCGTGCTCGTTACGGCCGTCGTAGATGGTCAGAATGTGGATGAGGCTGGTACGTTGCTGCTTCACATCAAATATACGGGCCGGATGCTGGCATCGGACAAAAAGCTGCAGGCGTTTAATACACTGGACGGAAATGTCAGCATTCAGAAGCTTGTGGGCACCAACCTTGGTTTGGCCGTCAGCCAAAATCTCGCCATTCTCATGCATGGCCGTATCGAGGTGACCAGCCTGGCTGAGGAGGAGACGGAATTTCAGATCAGGCTGCCCTTGATGAAGCACTGGGAACTTCCGCAGCTTACAGGCATCCAAGAGCGATTGAAAGGTAAAACGGTACTGCTGGTCAAAGCTCCTGATATTCTGCAGGGAGTATCTTCCCTCATGCGCAGGTGGGAGATGGATGTAAACATGACATCAGACACGAACCAGGCAAAACACTGGTTGGAAGATGGACTTGAGCCTGAAATTGCCGTCATTGACATGGGGTTAGATCCAGACAAGGCCATGGATTTTATTCATGAATTAAAGGGAATGGCCAAACAACTGCCGATCATCATCCTGGTCCCTTACGGAATGCATATGGATCCTCAGGAGGCGGGGAACGTTAATGCTGTCTTAACCAAGCCGGTTAGACAGTTGGACTTGCTGAACGCACTGAGCGCGACATTGCACCGGGCATAA
- a CDS encoding methyl-accepting chemotaxis protein: MDIIQAFITCMPFFRDTIRQDVTLSIIDREKFLYFSAGESLKQLEFKAGDPLLEPNRNFADLKGTTEKQFDHYPKELFGVPFDVSYLPIKNEQGEVIAIFNLLYSMDDQAQLQQLMEATEHLTNQLIDSVQHVAAHSEELSATTEEIRNNSKQAVQKSGNVTQVASFIREISEQTNLLGLNAAIEAARVGDAGAGFGVVAKEIRKLSVDTKQATTQIEESLLAVRQSIQMMENELGEITASSQEQAELVNNFMSTIEQLNETSQQLKQFVNKLITFDGK, from the coding sequence ATGGATATTATTCAAGCATTCATTACATGTATGCCGTTTTTCCGTGATACCATACGCCAGGATGTAACCCTTTCCATTATCGATCGGGAGAAGTTCCTGTACTTTTCTGCAGGAGAGTCCTTAAAACAATTGGAATTCAAAGCGGGAGATCCTTTGCTTGAACCCAATCGTAATTTTGCCGATCTGAAAGGCACGACGGAGAAGCAGTTCGATCATTATCCCAAGGAATTATTCGGTGTTCCATTTGATGTATCGTACCTGCCGATCAAAAACGAACAGGGTGAGGTCATCGCCATATTCAATCTGCTCTACAGCATGGACGACCAGGCTCAGTTACAACAGCTCATGGAAGCGACGGAGCATCTGACCAATCAGCTTATTGATAGCGTGCAGCATGTGGCTGCACATTCCGAGGAGCTGAGCGCCACAACTGAGGAAATCCGGAATAACTCCAAACAAGCTGTACAGAAATCAGGTAACGTAACTCAGGTTGCGAGCTTCATCCGGGAAATCTCCGAACAAACCAACCTGCTTGGTTTAAATGCAGCCATTGAAGCTGCCCGTGTAGGTGATGCAGGAGCCGGATTCGGCGTCGTTGCGAAAGAAATCCGCAAACTGTCGGTAGATACCAAGCAAGCCACCACCCAAATTGAAGAGTCCCTTCTCGCTGTCCGGCAATCCATTCAAATGATGGAAAATGAGCTTGGAGAGATTACCGCCAGCTCGCAGGAACAGGCGGAACTCGTCAACAATTTCATGAGTACCATTGAACAGCTGAATGAAACCAGCCAGCAGCTGAAACAATTCGTGAACAAACTGATTACGTTTGACGGCAAATAA
- a CDS encoding aldo/keto reductase family protein, giving the protein MEYRRLGGSGLKVSEISLGSWLTYGGYVERENAVKSIETAFDEGINFFDTANVYERGAAEELLGQTLKAYSRDSYVLATKVFGKMGDGPNDQGLSRKHIKEQCDASLKRLGVEYVDIYYCHRYHTETPIEETLRALDDLVRQGKVLYVGVSQWTAAQMEAALGTADRLLLDHIVVNQPVYNMFDRYIEKEIIPLGERKGIGQVVYSPLAQGLLTGKYTSASDLPENSRAAKLGWDEGKINADKIGKVRQLIEVADKLDLKVGQLALAWILRQTNVSSALVGASRPEQVKENAAASGVKLDSSIIEEIEQILS; this is encoded by the coding sequence ATGGAATACCGCAGATTGGGTGGAAGCGGACTGAAAGTAAGCGAGATCAGCTTGGGCAGCTGGCTGACGTACGGAGGATATGTGGAGCGTGAAAATGCGGTGAAGTCAATTGAAACCGCATTCGACGAAGGCATTAACTTTTTTGATACAGCAAACGTATACGAGCGCGGCGCGGCGGAAGAGCTGCTTGGGCAGACTTTGAAAGCATATTCCCGTGATTCCTATGTTCTTGCAACCAAAGTGTTCGGCAAAATGGGCGACGGTCCGAATGACCAGGGCTTATCCCGCAAACATATTAAGGAGCAATGTGATGCCAGTTTGAAACGCTTAGGCGTGGAATATGTGGACATCTACTATTGCCATCGTTATCATACGGAAACACCGATTGAAGAAACGCTGCGTGCACTGGATGACCTGGTTCGTCAAGGAAAAGTGCTGTACGTAGGCGTAAGCCAATGGACTGCTGCTCAGATGGAAGCAGCGCTGGGTACCGCTGACCGTCTGCTGCTCGATCATATCGTGGTCAATCAGCCGGTCTATAACATGTTTGACCGCTATATTGAGAAGGAGATTATTCCACTGGGTGAGCGTAAGGGAATCGGACAAGTTGTCTATTCTCCACTTGCACAAGGCCTGTTAACCGGCAAGTACACCTCGGCTTCAGATCTTCCGGAGAACTCCCGTGCGGCGAAGCTCGGCTGGGATGAAGGCAAGATCAATGCAGACAAAATCGGAAAAGTGCGTCAGCTGATTGAAGTAGCGGACAAGCTGGATCTGAAGGTTGGGCAGCTGGCACTTGCATGGATTTTGCGTCAAACCAATGTATCCAGTGCTCTTGTAGGGGCAAGCCGTCCGGAACAGGTGAAGGAGAATGCTGCTGCCTCAGGTGTGAAACTGGATTCATCCATTATTGAAGAGATCGAGCAGATCCTGTCTTAG
- a CDS encoding anaerobic ribonucleoside triphosphate reductase has protein sequence MNLLEYATPPASDLLSDLGRRIIGAEDADTLRENANLNGDSFSGKMSRLGSETAKWHALRHVLPAELAASVENGDLYVHDLDQYALGTTNCIFIPFDRLLASGFNTGNGSVRTPQTIMSAMALVAIIFQSQQNSQYGGVSANKIDWDLAPYVQRSFRKHYRKGQRLLGEHTQIDDEHLHLDSPVAREACPRAFAFACEETELETGQAAESLIHNLNTMSSRAGGQIPFTSLNYGLCTSAEGRLVSRSLLEATIRGLGGGETPVFPQHIFQCKQGINQAQGEPNYDLFRLAVICSSRRMYPNFVNVDASFNLPYYRPEDPDTIIATMGCRTRTLADRFGRNRQSGKGNLSFNTINLVKLGIRYGICQGARAVADRTGFYAALEKVMERAASGLLHRYRIQTAQPAKASDFMMREGVWEGGEQLAPDEPVAELLKHGTLSIGFIGLAECMTALYGRHHGQDPHIHREALNVIRTMREFCDRMSKLHNLNVTLFATPAEGLSGKFTKIDREQYGLIAGVNDREYYTNSFHIPVYYTLPAYRKIELEAPFHTLCNAGAISYVELDGNVRANTSAFQRIVQYALAQDIGYFSINHPIDRCPACGYEGVIGDVCPGCEAHEDHVHFQRLRRVTGYLTGDYKVRFNSAKQAEVRDRVKHK, from the coding sequence ATGAACCTGCTTGAGTATGCCACTCCACCGGCATCCGATCTATTATCCGACCTGGGAAGACGAATTATTGGCGCAGAAGACGCAGACACACTGAGGGAGAACGCCAACCTCAATGGTGATTCGTTCAGCGGCAAAATGAGCAGGCTCGGCTCGGAGACGGCCAAGTGGCATGCTCTTCGTCATGTGCTGCCGGCAGAGCTTGCTGCATCTGTAGAGAATGGAGATCTCTACGTTCATGATCTGGATCAGTATGCGCTTGGAACAACCAATTGCATCTTTATCCCGTTTGATCGACTGCTGGCCTCCGGCTTCAATACGGGTAACGGCTCCGTGCGTACCCCGCAGACCATCATGTCTGCAATGGCGCTCGTCGCCATCATATTTCAATCACAGCAAAACAGTCAGTACGGCGGAGTATCCGCCAACAAAATCGACTGGGACCTGGCTCCTTATGTACAGCGCTCCTTCCGCAAACATTATCGCAAAGGACAGCGTTTGCTTGGAGAGCACACGCAGATTGACGACGAGCATCTGCACCTGGATAGTCCAGTGGCACGAGAAGCTTGCCCGCGTGCTTTTGCTTTTGCCTGTGAGGAAACAGAACTGGAGACCGGACAGGCTGCCGAATCATTGATTCACAATCTGAATACCATGAGCAGCCGGGCAGGTGGACAGATTCCTTTTACTTCGCTGAACTATGGACTATGCACCTCAGCCGAAGGCAGGCTTGTATCCCGTTCCCTGCTGGAGGCAACCATCCGCGGCCTTGGTGGCGGGGAAACACCCGTGTTTCCACAGCATATCTTCCAGTGCAAGCAGGGAATTAACCAGGCTCAAGGGGAACCCAACTACGACTTGTTCCGACTAGCCGTGATCTGCTCTTCCCGGCGCATGTATCCGAACTTTGTCAACGTGGATGCCTCATTCAACCTGCCTTATTATCGGCCTGAAGATCCGGATACCATCATCGCCACCATGGGGTGCCGTACACGTACGCTGGCAGACCGCTTCGGACGCAATCGGCAGAGCGGCAAAGGCAACCTCTCGTTCAACACCATCAATCTGGTCAAGCTCGGCATTCGTTATGGCATCTGTCAGGGTGCACGGGCCGTCGCCGACCGTACGGGATTCTATGCAGCACTGGAAAAGGTCATGGAACGTGCTGCTTCCGGACTGCTGCACCGCTATCGTATACAAACGGCACAGCCTGCCAAAGCATCTGATTTCATGATGCGGGAAGGGGTGTGGGAAGGCGGTGAGCAGCTCGCACCAGATGAACCGGTAGCCGAACTATTGAAGCATGGCACCTTGTCCATTGGTTTTATTGGGCTTGCCGAATGCATGACCGCACTGTATGGCCGGCACCATGGACAGGACCCCCATATCCACCGTGAGGCGTTGAATGTTATCCGCACCATGCGTGAATTCTGTGACCGCATGAGTAAACTGCATAACCTGAATGTTACGCTCTTTGCCACGCCTGCCGAAGGGTTATCCGGCAAGTTCACCAAGATTGACCGCGAGCAATATGGACTCATTGCCGGGGTCAATGACCGGGAATATTACACAAATTCATTTCACATTCCGGTCTATTACACCCTGCCAGCTTACCGCAAAATTGAACTGGAGGCTCCCTTCCATACGCTATGCAATGCCGGGGCCATTTCCTATGTTGAACTGGATGGAAATGTACGGGCCAATACCAGCGCCTTTCAGCGTATTGTTCAATATGCACTCGCACAGGATATTGGGTATTTCTCCATTAATCACCCGATAGACCGCTGTCCAGCATGCGGATATGAAGGTGTCATTGGTGATGTATGTCCTGGGTGTGAGGCACACGAGGACCACGTGCACTTTCAGCGATTGCGCAGGGTCACCGGTTATCTTACCGGCGACTACAAGGTACGCTTCAATTCCGCGAAACAGGCCGAAGTGCGGGATCGGGTGAAACATAAGTGA
- the nrdG gene encoding anaerobic ribonucleoside-triphosphate reductase activating protein, translated as MNLYGYIPESVNEGPGLRAVIFISGCRHACPGCFSPDSWSFRAGEHFTAERQLQILHEITAHPLLDGVTICGGDPFFSAEECIPWVRRFRDACPDRTVWAYTGFTYEELVTDPIRAELAWLCDVIVDGPYVAAERDISLPFRGSRNQRLVDVQATLRDQQIVTVDLESL; from the coding sequence GTGAATCTGTACGGTTATATTCCCGAATCTGTAAATGAAGGACCTGGTCTGCGAGCGGTCATCTTTATCAGCGGGTGCCGTCATGCCTGCCCAGGGTGCTTCAGTCCGGATTCATGGAGCTTCCGGGCAGGAGAACATTTCACCGCAGAGCGACAGCTGCAGATTTTGCATGAGATAACTGCCCATCCCCTGCTGGATGGGGTTACAATATGCGGGGGTGATCCCTTTTTCTCAGCAGAGGAATGCATCCCTTGGGTTCGCCGTTTCCGCGATGCATGCCCTGATCGGACCGTGTGGGCCTATACCGGATTCACCTATGAAGAGCTTGTCACTGATCCTATACGGGCTGAACTGGCCTGGCTGTGTGATGTCATTGTAGATGGCCCCTACGTGGCTGCCGAACGGGATATATCCTTACCCTTTCGGGGCAGCCGCAATCAGCGCTTGGTGGATGTGCAGGCGACGTTAAGAGATCAACAAATTGTTACAGTAGACCTTGAGTCGTTATAG
- a CDS encoding Fur family transcriptional regulator produces MKTLNLTIQRQAVYDVVRHSEDHPTAADVMNRLVEQGYNLAYGTVYNSLRYLTDKELIRELKLGETASRYDARMDDHQHIMCEVCGKVDEVMTEVPSAWMQQVAEETGYAIDHAHVVFGGVCGECKNKRIK; encoded by the coding sequence GTGAAAACTCTAAATCTGACGATACAAAGACAGGCCGTATATGATGTAGTACGCCACTCGGAAGACCATCCGACTGCTGCAGACGTGATGAACCGTCTGGTCGAACAAGGCTATAATCTCGCCTATGGCACCGTATATAATTCGCTGCGTTATTTAACGGACAAAGAATTGATCCGGGAGCTTAAGCTGGGTGAGACTGCCAGCCGATATGATGCTCGCATGGATGACCACCAGCATATTATGTGTGAAGTCTGTGGCAAAGTGGATGAGGTTATGACAGAGGTCCCTTCGGCGTGGATGCAGCAGGTGGCCGAGGAAACCGGTTATGCAATTGATCACGCTCATGTGGTCTTTGGAGGTGTCTGCGGGGAATGCAAAAACAAACGGATCAAGTAA
- a CDS encoding GGDEF domain-containing protein has translation MLSTFFINICVMITFMYISGIIAKYYNIRVPFPSLRVQIIGGFLFGIYGTVLMNYSFPLNEDTIVDLRHLAIVTAAVYLGGLASVISGLVISILRIAIFGLSSPAIDAGFVMTLIGLSGVYFAYASWSRLTKIITMNLLGITLIFVILVLNSSSMNSLMKVYPLQMTISFVGGIFIYFIAEFINKSNEMLFLLERRASTDHLTNLSNRRQFEKSLELQLERARENRQKLSLLVIDIDRFKKVNDTYGHSAGDAVLKQLGQLLIEHSRSADMVSRNGGEEFAILLLDCGNHQALAIAESIRQSVEKYLFALPDGTTIRLTISIGVAVFPDHCDEQDDADFFEQADRALYEAKNTGRNRVCAIPKRSKVLIGNRLL, from the coding sequence TTGTTAAGCACGTTCTTTATTAATATCTGTGTCATGATCACATTCATGTACATATCCGGAATTATTGCCAAATACTATAACATTCGTGTTCCGTTCCCCTCATTACGTGTGCAGATAATCGGCGGCTTCCTGTTTGGTATCTATGGTACTGTGCTGATGAACTATTCCTTCCCTCTTAATGAAGATACCATAGTGGACCTGCGCCATCTTGCGATTGTTACAGCCGCAGTGTATCTGGGAGGTCTGGCATCGGTCATCTCTGGACTTGTCATCTCCATCCTGCGCATTGCCATCTTTGGTCTGTCGTCTCCAGCGATTGATGCCGGTTTCGTCATGACTTTAATCGGTTTATCCGGTGTATATTTTGCCTATGCTTCCTGGTCGAGATTAACCAAAATCATAACGATGAACCTGCTGGGCATAACACTGATCTTTGTGATTCTGGTGCTGAATTCCAGCAGCATGAATTCATTAATGAAAGTATATCCGTTACAAATGACGATTTCTTTTGTCGGTGGGATCTTTATTTATTTTATCGCCGAATTTATTAATAAATCGAATGAGATGTTATTCCTTCTGGAACGCAGAGCATCCACAGACCATCTCACCAATCTCAGCAATCGCCGTCAGTTTGAGAAATCCCTGGAACTGCAGCTGGAGCGTGCCCGGGAAAACAGACAGAAGCTTTCCCTGCTTGTCATTGACATCGACCGCTTCAAAAAGGTGAATGATACGTACGGTCACAGTGCTGGAGACGCTGTCCTGAAACAGCTGGGGCAATTACTTATCGAACATTCGCGATCAGCTGACATGGTCTCACGTAACGGTGGCGAGGAATTTGCAATCCTGCTGCTGGACTGCGGCAATCATCAAGCCCTGGCCATTGCCGAATCCATCCGACAGTCTGTTGAAAAGTATCTCTTCGCTCTGCCAGATGGCACAACCATTCGTCTGACCATTTCGATCGGGGTAGCCGTCTTTCCGGATCATTGCGACGAGCAGGATGATGCTGACTTCTTCGAGCAGGCAGACCGTGCATTATATGAAGCCAAAAATACCGGGAGAAATCGGGTCTGCGCCATTCCGAAGCGATCCAAGGTGCTTATTGGCAATCGTCTGCTCTAG
- a CDS encoding winged helix-turn-helix domain-containing protein, protein MQKQTDQVKIRMSDRRLPLRVKPALTDPAPFVEACPVTRRVILISPMPGQVHELVKALTDSCFDVLVFHRWEPDLHERLVFDLLIYDLSVAGTIDAFAGISSRLNREAERMAPCLYLVGENMIGSASGPMLQEELLVWPARPQEALYRVQRMIGNSPVTPKRGFLPEEGQRISFKDLWLDRERMSVQRDNERIHLTKTEYDLLLKLIDAKGAVISREEMLSDIWETDFTGGSNVVDVHIKSLRKKLGDNAASPQYIVTVRGVGYRLAD, encoded by the coding sequence ATGCAAAAACAAACGGATCAAGTAAAAATCAGGATGTCTGATCGACGTTTGCCGCTGCGGGTCAAGCCAGCTCTTACTGATCCGGCTCCCTTTGTGGAAGCTTGTCCTGTCACACGGCGTGTCATTCTGATCAGTCCGATGCCAGGCCAGGTTCATGAACTGGTCAAAGCGTTGACGGATAGCTGCTTCGATGTATTGGTGTTTCATCGTTGGGAACCGGATCTTCATGAACGGCTGGTATTTGATCTGTTGATCTATGATCTGTCTGTGGCTGGAACGATTGATGCGTTCGCTGGCATCAGCAGCCGTTTGAACCGGGAGGCAGAGCGTATGGCACCTTGCCTATATCTGGTGGGCGAGAATATGATAGGCAGCGCAAGCGGACCCATGCTTCAGGAAGAGCTGCTGGTGTGGCCAGCCCGTCCGCAGGAAGCACTGTACCGGGTGCAGCGCATGATTGGCAATAGTCCGGTTACGCCGAAGCGCGGCTTCTTGCCTGAGGAAGGGCAACGGATCAGCTTCAAGGACCTGTGGCTGGATCGGGAGCGGATGAGTGTTCAGCGGGACAATGAGCGGATTCACTTGACGAAGACCGAATACGATCTGCTGCTGAAGCTGATTGATGCCAAAGGAGCTGTCATTTCCCGGGAGGAGATGCTCAGCGATATTTGGGAGACTGATTTTACGGGTGGAAGCAATGTAGTTGATGTTCATATCAAAAGCTTGCGCAAAAAGCTTGGAGATAACGCAGCTTCCCCGCAATATATTGTTACAGTAAGAGGAGTGGGCTACCGCCTGGCGGATTAG